A window of Verrucomicrobiota bacterium genomic DNA:
GACCCGCTTGAGCGGTGTATAAACGAAGAGATAAGTGCCGAGCGTGATTGCGCCCAACAAACTGGTGAGCCAATTCACGGCTGTGGCCAGGTAGATCAAGCCCATGATTGAGGCGGCCACGCCGGCAATCAACACGGTTTCCGGCTGAACGCGGCCCGAAGGCAAGGGCCGCCCCGAAGTTCGAGGCATCCGGGCGTCATACTCGCGTTCCAAATGCTGATTGAGCGCCGCCGCCCCGCTCGCCACCAATCCCGTGGCCAACAGCGCGTGGAACAAGAGCATGTAATCCAGTGTGCCGCGGCTTCCGAGGTAGAATCCCACCAGCGTCGTGAGCAACACCAGCGAAGTCAAACGCGCCTTAGCCAGTTCCAGGATGACACCGAAGCCCGCTCGCTCAGCGGATGGAGATGTGGGAATGGAGGGAGCGGAAGCTTTCATGAAGAACTATCCGGTAGTCAGAGCCGTCTCGGTTCGCGGAGCGCGCAAAGCCGCACCAGACTGGCTGGGAAGGTCTTCGGCTTTGCTTCGCGCAAACGAAAATCGCCGCACCGCCAAGCAAAGCAGCCCTCCCGCCACCAAACTCGCCGCGCCAGCCATGACGTGAAGCGTCGCCACATCCGCGGCTTTCCGGCTGAGCACCGTCGCCGCGCCCAACGCAGCCTGGAACGCGATGAGGCCTAACCACGCCAACGAAGCCTTCGACAGCCCGGCACGCCCCCCGAGTTGCAGCCGGCTGAGCCACGCGCATGCCCCCACTGCGAGCAACGTGACGAGCGCTCCGAGGCGATGCGTCATGTGGAGCACAATTTGAAAAGCGGTGATCGGATTCGGATCCGTGAGGTCCATGCGCCGGGCGTTGACCGAATCAATAAACGCGGCGCCGGTCGGTGGCCAGAGCTTGCCGTAGGCCAATGGAAAATCCGGGACCGCCAGGCCGGCGTGCTGGTGCCTCATCGTGGCCCCCAGAATCAATTGCAGGAACACAAGCGACGTCGCGGCGAGCAGGAGATACCGCAAACCTTTGGAGGCGCGATCCCAGGTCTCGTTCGCAGCCATGTTCGCCCACGCCGCGGAGGTTACGAGAGCGATGATGCTGACCAGCAAGAGAAAAAGCTGAGCTGCCGTCGCGTGAACGAAGCCGAGCGAATTCTGAAGGAGCGTGACTCTCAAGCCGCCGAGAACGCCCTGAAGAACCACTCCGAAAAAGGCGGCCACGCCGAGCCAGCGCACCCAACGCCGCGGCTCTTTGATCCAAAGCCAGGCGGCAAGGATGGTCGTGAGCAAGCCGACGAACGAAGCGAAGAGCCGATGCGTGTGTTCGTAGAGAATTCCTCCCATCCAATACGACGGCGGAAAAAGGAACATGTTGTAACCGTAAGTGGTGGGCCAGTCCGGCACCGACAACCCCGCTCCATGACTCGTCACCAGCCCGCCGATTCCAATCAGAATCAGCGTTGCGAGCGCCGTGAAAACAGCGAAACGGTTCAGCCAGAGGCTGTGGTTTGACCGAGTCATTCTTTGCGACGAACGGAAACGCCGCTGCAGCCATGCGCCGCAGCGGCGACTAAAAAACGATGGGAACCGGGGCGCAAGTTACTGCGCTGGTACTTCGACAGTAAAGTCTGCCTTGGCTCCGTCTGCACCGACTTTGATCTTTTGCGTCAGGCCTTTGCCGCCCGCAAGATGAGTCTTGCGATGCACGGCTTCGATCGTGTACTCGCCCGGCGGGACGTTGGCGATTTTGAACGTTCCATCTTTGCCGGAAACCGCGAAGTAGGGGTGATCCACGATGCCCACATAGGAGAACATCCAGGGATGCACATCGCAGCGGAACCGCAAAAAGATTTCCGGGTTGTCGAACACAAACTCCAGCGGCGCCGCATTGGCCGGTTGCGCTTTGTTGTATTCTTTGTTGCCGGCAACGGTCGGCTGCGGATGCACGTTGTGCATGAGGGGATCCGAGTTCTTGACCAGAATCTTTTGCTTCGCCTGCAGGCCGACGACGTAAGGCGTGTACTGGCATTGCACCTGGTCGATGACGACCGGCTGAGCCGGAGGCGGGGCGGGTTTGGCGCCTTCTTTGATGTAGATGAACACATCGGCCAATCCTCCGCTCTTGTCCACGGCGTAAAACGGCATGCGCGGATTCGAAGCAGCGCCCGCGATTT
This region includes:
- a CDS encoding cytochrome oxidase biogenesis protein CtaA, yielding MTRSNHSLWLNRFAVFTALATLILIGIGGLVTSHGAGLSVPDWPTTYGYNMFLFPPSYWMGGILYEHTHRLFASFVGLLTTILAAWLWIKEPRRWVRWLGVAAFFGVVLQGVLGGLRVTLLQNSLGFVHATAAQLFLLLVSIIALVTSAAWANMAANETWDRASKGLRYLLLAATSLVFLQLILGATMRHQHAGLAVPDFPLAYGKLWPPTGAAFIDSVNARRMDLTDPNPITAFQIVLHMTHRLGALVTLLAVGACAWLSRLQLGGRAGLSKASLAWLGLIAFQAALGAATVLSRKAADVATLHVMAGAASLVAGGLLCLAVRRFSFARSKAEDLPSQSGAALRAPRTETALTTG